The segment CGTCGGCCTCGAAGCCCTCGACGGCGAAGCGGTCCGCGTTCATCGTGTCGAGCAGTTCGCCGATCAGCTCGACCTGGCCTTTGAACTCGTCGGGCGTCGAGGAGCGGTTCGCCTTGTACTCGGGGAAGTCCGCGGAGCGCCAGGTCTTGCGGGACACGTCGAACGCGACGGCGAAGTGGGTGGGCGCCTCGTCGCGCAGCGTGTTCGCCAGCATCGACGCGAAACCGTAGACGGCGTTCGTCGTCTGGCCGCTCGCGGTGGTGAAGTTCTCCGCGGGCAGCGCGAAGAACGCCCGGTACGCCAGGGAGTGCCCGTCCATGAGGAGCAGGCGCGGACGCCCCCCACCGCCCTCGTGCGTGCCGTCGGGGGTCCGGGGAGTCTTCTTCGATGCCGTCTCAGCCACGGAGACGATCCTGCCACGCCCCACTGACAATGACGTCCACGGCGTGCTCGGCCTGGCCCGCCGCGCTGTCACCGGCCCGTGACAGGATGAGACCGGGCCGGAGTCACCGCCCGTCGAGCAGGCCCCGGTAGCGGAGGCCCGGTCCGCCGAGGCCGGCCCGTGCCGACGGCGCGCGGCGTCCGGCCGCGACGCGGAGCCCGGCGTGGCCGGGCCCGGTCCCGACCGAGGGGAGCACGATGGTCACGAAGCCGCCCGCGGACGACCCGGCACAGGACGCGCCCACGATCGGCCCGCCCGGCCGTTCGGCCGCGGGCCTCCCGGCCGTCGCCCATACGGTGAGGGTCGCCCACGAGCAGATGGGCGCGGCCCGCTCCCTGCGGACCCTGCTCAAGGTCAACCAGAAGGACGGTTTCGACTGTCCCGGCTGCGCCTGGCCGGAGGGGTCCGGGAAGCGCCACCGGGCGGAGTTCTGCGAGAACGGCGCGAAGGCGGTCGCCGAGGAGGCCACGCTGCGCCGGGTGACGCCGGAGTTCTTCGCGGAGCATCCGGTGGCGGAGCTCGCCGAGCGCAGCGGCTACTGGCTGGGACAGCAGGGCCGGATCACGGAGCCGATGTATCTCCCCGAGGGCGGCGACCACTACACGCCGGTGAGCTGGGAGCGGGCCTTCGCGATCGTGGCGGAGGAACTGGCCGGGCTCTCCTCCCCCGACGAGGCCGTCTTCTACACCTCGGGGCGGACCAGCAACGAGGCGGCGTTCCTGTTCCAGCTGTTCGTCAGGGAGTTCGGTACGAACAATCTGCCCGACTGCTCGAACATGTGCCACGAGTCGTCGGGTTCGGCGCTGACCGAGACCCTCGGTGTCGGCAAGGGCAGCGTCTCGCTGGAGGATCTCCACCAGGCGGATCTGATCGTGGTCGCCGGACAGAATCCGGGCACGAACCACCCCCGGATGCTGATCGCGCTGGAGAAGGCGAAGGCGGCGGGGGCGCGGATCATCTCGGTGAACCCGCTGCCGGAGGCGGGTCTCGAACGGTTCAAGAACCCCCAGAACCCCCTGAGCCTGCTGCGGGGCACCCAACTGGCCGATCTGTTCCTCCAGATCCGCATCGGCGGGGACCAGGCGCTGTTCCGGCTGCTCAACAAGCTGATCATCGAGACCGGTGGGGCGGTGGACGAGGAGTTCGTCCGTGACCACACTCACGGTTTCGAGGAGTTCGCGGCCGCGGCCCGGTCGGCGGACTGGGCCGAGACCCTCACCGCGACCGGTCTGGACCGGGCGGAGATCGAGCGGGCGCTGGAGCTGGTGCTGGCGTCGGAGCGGACCGTGGTGTGCTGGGCGATGGGCCTGACCCAGCACAAGCACGCGGTGGCCACCATCCGTGAGGTGGTGAACTTCCTGCTGCTGCGCGGCGCGGTGGGCAGGCCGGGCGCCGGGGTGTGTCCGGTGCGGGGGCACTCCAATGTGCAGGGCGACCGGACGATGGGCATCTTCGAGCGCCCCGCGCCCGCGTTCCTCGACGCGCTGGAGAAGGAGTTCGGCTTCGCCCCGCCGCGGCACCACGGCTTCGACGTGGTGCGGTCCAT is part of the Streptomyces qinzhouensis genome and harbors:
- a CDS encoding FdhF/YdeP family oxidoreductase yields the protein MVTKPPADDPAQDAPTIGPPGRSAAGLPAVAHTVRVAHEQMGAARSLRTLLKVNQKDGFDCPGCAWPEGSGKRHRAEFCENGAKAVAEEATLRRVTPEFFAEHPVAELAERSGYWLGQQGRITEPMYLPEGGDHYTPVSWERAFAIVAEELAGLSSPDEAVFYTSGRTSNEAAFLFQLFVREFGTNNLPDCSNMCHESSGSALTETLGVGKGSVSLEDLHQADLIVVAGQNPGTNHPRMLIALEKAKAAGARIISVNPLPEAGLERFKNPQNPLSLLRGTQLADLFLQIRIGGDQALFRLLNKLIIETGGAVDEEFVRDHTHGFEEFAAAARSADWAETLTATGLDRAEIERALELVLASERTVVCWAMGLTQHKHAVATIREVVNFLLLRGAVGRPGAGVCPVRGHSNVQGDRTMGIFERPAPAFLDALEKEFGFAPPRHHGFDVVRSIRALRDGDAKVFLAMGGNFVAASPDTAVTEAALRRARLTVQVSTKLNRSHAVTGRRALILPTLGRTDRDVQAGGRQFVTVEDSMGMVHASRGNLPPASPSLLSEPAIVARLARAVLGAGSRTPWEEFERDYGAIRDRIARVVPGFEDFNARAARPGGFTLPHAPRDERRFPTATGRANFTAAPVEYPRVPEGRLLLQTLRSHDQYNTTVYGLDDRYRGVRGGRRVVLVHPEDAGRLGLADGAYVDLVGEWRDGVERRAPGFRVVHYPTARGCAAAYYPETNVLVPLDSTADTSNTPASKSVVVRLEPRGD